TGCCGTGTGTTTCGATGGGGCCAATATCTGGGTGGCCAATGAGTATGACGGCACTGTGACCAAGCTCACGGCATCTAGCGGTAGCCTAGTAGGCACCTACAGTGTCGGTGATTATCCCAGTGCCGTGTGTTTCGATGGGGCCAATATTTGGGTGGCCAACTATTCGGATGACACCATGACCAAGCTCACGGCATCTAGCGGTAGCCTGGTGGGCACCTACAGTGTTGGCGATGGTCCCCGAGCCGTGTGTTTCGATGGGGCCAATATCTGGGTGGCCAATAGGGATGATGACACCGTGACCAAGCTGAGGGCTTCAGACGGCAGCCTGGTGGGCACCTATAACGTCGGCTCTACTCCCTGGGGCGTGGCCTTCGATGGGGCCAATATCTGGGTAACCAACGCCCTTGACGACACCGTTACCAAGCTGAGGGCATCCGACGGCAGCCTGGTGGGCACCTACAGCGTCGGCTCTACTCCCCGTGCCGTGTGTTTCGATGGTGCCTATATCTGGGTAGCCAACTATTCGAGTAATACCGTGACCAAGCTGTAAGGGCACGGAAGTATATGAAGGAGTGCGAAATGAGTGTCCTCCCTCCCCTTGAGGGAGGGAGTTAGAGGGAGGGGAAGTACCGGCACCCTCACCCAACCTCTCCCTTCAATGGAGAGGGGCAATCATGACGGAGGGGCACACTGGACTAGCAATGAGAAAGAACAGAGACCTGGCAAATCTTGCTCGCGAACTCCGCCACAAACAAACTGACGCGGAAAGGGCCCTCTGGGCGAGGGTACGGAACAGGCAGCTGGAAGGTGTCAAGTTTCGAAGGCAGCAACCTATAGGCCCGTACATCGTCGATTTCGTGAGCCTGGACAGAAAGCTCGTAATCGAAATCGACGGTGGCCACCACAGCGAGGAAGAGCTGAGGGAAAGCGATCAGAAGAAGTCAGCGTGGCTGGAAGAGAGGGGCTATGAAGTGCTTAGATTCTGGAACAACGAGGTTATGAGGAACATGGAGGGTGTTCTGGAGAAGATGCGAGAGGCGTTAGGATGACGGCTCACCCTCACCCAGCCTCTCCCTTCGAGGGAGAGGGACTGCTGGTTCTCCCTCCCCTTGAGGGAGGGAGTTAGAGGGAGGGGGAAGAACTCTAGCAGGGAGTATGCTATGAGAAAGAGAAAGTTTATCTTAATCGGAATCGGAGTGCTGGTGTTTACGCTGCTCGCGGGGACGGTCGCCCTGGCGGCGGTAAACTATGATATAGAGCCGCAGGTAGTCTCCACCGGCGGGGGTGAGCGGGCTTCCGATAACTATATGATACGCGACGTCGCCGGGGAGTCTGCCGTGGGCATCTCCCAGAGCCAGAACTACCTGCTGCGAGCGGGCTTCCCGCTGCCTGCGGTTGTACCATCCCCCACTCCGACGCAGAGACTTGAAGGCGATATCCACCCGCTGGGCAGCGGCAACGGAATCATCGACTCGGCAGATTTCCAGCTAGTTGCCCAGCACATCATATGGACCATAACGCTAACCGGCGATGATTTCCTCGCCGCCGATGTGAACGATAGCGGCACTATAGACTCGGCCGACTTGCAGCTTGTGGCGCAATACCTTATCGGGACGATAACAGCATTTCCTGGAGGAACGTACATTCCCTAAGAAAGGAAATCATGCTAATGGCAACCTGCACATCGCCAGCGCCCCGCAATTGAAAAACTGTAAGACTGATCCCCATGTACCAATTGAAATGTCCTACTCGGGTATTAAATGCTCCGGCACCTGAATAGCCACCACCTCCCCACGGGCGCAGACCTCTCCCTCGGCGGACAGTGTCGCCGCAACAACAACCTTCCGGCCCTTGATCCCCTTGACTGATGCCCGTACCTGAAGCGGAACACCCAACGGGGTTGGATGCAGGTAATCGACATGCAATGAGCCGGTCAGAAAGCGTAGCGGCGGCTCGGTATCCATATCGCGCCCATCAGCGCGATATGCTGCCGCCGACGCTGTGCCGGTGCAGTGGCAGTCTATGATTGAGGCGATCAGACCACCGTACACGTATCCGGGAATAGCCATGTGGTACGGTTTTGGATGGAAGGTGCACACAGCCTCTTCCCCATCCCAATAGCTCTTGATCTGCAGCCCATATTCATTCAGGTGACCGCAGCCATAACAGTGGCTCAGATGATCCGGGTAGTAATCCTGAAATGCCTTCTGGTTCATACAACGGTCCTTTCACCATTCTTTGCCATATCTATGGTATACACCAAGTACTATTAAGCTCTCACAGACCTTATTACATTCAACCAACCACGATTGCTCTATACCCTTTCCACCTCCACCAGGACATCATAGAATGCAGCATTGGGCTGGAGTATATGCTGTTGAACCGGGTTTATCATGTCATGGGTTAATAGGTTGAGATGACCCTCGATATACTGACCTGGCCACCATCCTTCCGTTATGTTAACAACACCTGGCTTTATCCCGGTGCTTAGCTCCGCCCTCGTCTTGAGCTGCCCGCGGTCATTGAAAACACGCACAACGTCTCCATCGACGATGCTGCGCGGTTCAGCATCCGACGGATTTATCTGCAGAGCAGGCTCAGGCACTTTTTTCAGTAAGCTGGGGATATTGGCCAGGGTAGAGTGCACGCGGCTTTCGGGGTGTGTCGATAGCAGAGTAAGCGGGTAGCTCTTTGCCTTCTCACTGCGAGCGCTTTCCACCGGTTCCAGGTAAATCGGTAATTCCTGACCAAATTGCTTTATGCTTTCAACGTAAAACTCGACCCTGCCGGTTGGCGTCCCCAGTTGTTGCGGACGCTCCAGTGGTTTTGCCATCACCGGACCCTGCTTCAGCCTCTCCACCGAAACACCCTCCATCGTAGGGTGGCCAGATGCAAGGATTTCCTCTATGTATTGCTCCTCGGTCTTATCGAAGTATTCACCGTACCCCATCTTCCGGCCCAGCTCTGCGGCTATCTGGAAATCCGATCTGGACTCATAAAGCGGCTCTATCACCTTCTGCTGTAGCTGCAGATAGGGGTGCTGGAGATCGGCCCGACAAAGGTCGGTGCACTCGAAAAAAGAAGCTACCGGCAGCACATAATCGGCATATTTGGCTGACTCGGTCATGAAGAGGTCGCATACGACCAGAAGCTCCAGGTTGGGCAGAAGCTCGGAGGTCACCCGGTTAGTATTGGGCATTTGGGTTACCAAGTTATGCCATGTACACATTAGCGCCTTTATGGGAAAAGGCTCCCCTTTGGTAATGGCATCATGAAGCAACATCAGAGGAATGCTGGTGTAAGGCCCACCCGGCATCAGGAAGGGATGCGCATTCAACACAAAGGAGGAAGGTCGCCTGGCATCGATATTGCCGGTGATTGCCGCCAGCGTGTTTATCGCCCGGCAAGAAAGATCGCCATAGTAACTCCTCTGCATTCCCCACCCCCGATAGATCGAGGCCGGCTTTTGCGTGGCATAGTCGATCGCCAGGCGCCCGATGACATCTTGCGGGACATCCGTGATCTGTGACACCCATTCAGGTGTGTATTCCCGTACCATATCAGCCAGCACTTGATACGCCGGCCGGCACTTTATGCCAGAAACGGTATAAACACCGGTGATTGCCGGAGTTACACCAGGGGTATCAGATGGTTGTGCTCGATCGGCACTCTCGTTAAATACCATGAAACTCCGCCCGCTGCCACCCTCCACCAGGTCACCCTCCCTCAGGAATAGGCCGTTATCGCCCCTCACCAGCAAAGGGCCAACGGTACTTTCGGCTATGAATCGTTCGTCCTGCAGCCCATGCTCCAGGACAAGGTTTATCATGCCCAGTGCCAGCGCCCCATCGGTTCCAGGCCTTATCGGCACGTGCTCATCGGCACGGGCGGCTGTTTCGCTGAAACGGGGGTCGATAACGACCACCCTGCAGCCTTTTTTTCTGTCCCTGGTAATCCTTCGCATGAAGGGATAAACGGTTACCGCCGGATTATAGCCCCAGACAATCGTAAATCTGGGATCGTTAAAATTTCTAAGGTACCTCTCCCCCATAGGCGAGCCGAAGGTAGCCATGTCGGCGCAGGGGCCAGCGGCATCACCACAGCCCCACCAGTCTACCCAGGTCCCTTTGGTCAGGCTTATCAGCCTGGAATAGCCGCCTCCGGTCAGGTTTGATAGTATTGGTGCCGTCCAGGCAACCGAGGTGGAACCATACTTCGTGGCTATCCGCTGCAGCTCAGCCACAATGCTGTCCAGCACCTCATCCCATGATACTCTCCGCCACTCTTCCCCTCCACGTTCCCCTACGCGCTTCAGGGGATAACGCAGCCTATCCGGGTGGTAGACCAATTCAGATGCTGCCAGCCCTTTCTCGCAGGCTCCTTTATCAACCGGATCGGGAAAATCGGCGGGGCGGACTTTACTGATAACGCCGTCTCTTACCTCCACCGATAGCCCGCACCTTTGGTAGTCAGGCACCCCACACACAGTTCGTACGGTTACTTTTCCACCTTTACCACCCATAATCTACCTCCCATCACGTCATGACAACTAGTTGTGACCACGCATATCTCCCCGGACCGTTTCCGAGCATTAGCGATGCGCCGATACGCGGTGAGCACAGTTTACCACACGAAAAGGTGAGGCAACAAACAAGTGAATTGTTCAATTTTGTGCACCACAAATGTTTAAAACTGAATGGCGTGTGCATTCAGTGAATTTCAGGATGCAGCGCCAATGCTATTCTACGCTTGACCACAACTGCTGTTGAAGGCTAATATACCCGTGGTAACCGGGTCTAATCCGGTCAGCCGATTTGTAAGGGTTTACTACCTGTGAGTGCAACTGGTATCTTCTTTCACTACCAGGATGGAGAAAGGCTTCGGGACTTCCCCCAGGCGCTCGAGGGGATACTTTCCCGGGATAACGTCTTCTTCTACGATGCTTTTTACCCACTGAAACCCCCTTGCTCTTTCGACCTGGATCCTATCCCCATCGATGTTATCGGCGAGGTTCATACCCCTGAGATGATTGAGCGGGTAAAAAGAAGCGCCGCCTATGAAGGAGCGCTGTTTTCGGCCTCCGGCACCGTAGCGGCGGCCTTAAGGATCTGGAAGGGAGAGATAGATAGCGCCTTTGTATTCACCGGTTATGGGGACCATCATGCGGGGAGTAATTCCTTTGGCGGGGGGTGCTATTTCAATGGGGCGGCTATTGCCATCCGCGAGCTAAGGAAGCGCTTTGAGGCGCAAAGGTTCGCTATCATAGACACGGATGCCCACCACGGTGACGGCACCTGGGAGATTTTTAACAATGATCCCGATATACTATACTTTTGTTTCTGTTCGGGCAGCTACCAGGAGAAGAACAACAAGGTGAATGTTCAGGTACCCTGGAGGGTGAGCGATGAGGAGTATCTGCGTCTTATTAGCCAGAGTTTCTATCCCAGGGTGGAAGCCTTTCAACCCGAGGCTATTTTCTGGAACTGGGGCTATGACGGAACGCAGGGCGAGTATGGCGACATCGGCCTTACCCCCGACTCACACGGACTGTTCGCCCGGGAGATAAAACGGGCAGCCGACCAGCTCTGCCACGGCAGACTCATCGTCGTCCTTTGCGGTGGAAGCCGACGTGACCTGGCTCGCCGCCTCATCCCGGAGGTCATCCGGGTGCTTGCGGAATAGGGACAGTTTGGCCTCCTGCGCGCTTTGTTTATAAAATGATAAAATGTGTAATAGGGGATTGAATAGATGAAGGTTATTTACCACCCGCGATATGAAGAGGTTTACAGCAGTGACCCTGCAGCCACAACGGGGAGAATGGAGAGCGTCCTGAAGGAGGTCTCACCCCATTTTGAGGTGGTCACGGCGGAACCGGCAGCGGTGGATGACATATCGCTGGTTCACTCCGATGAGCATATACGGGATATTCAGAGGAGTGGCCTGACCTACGAGGTAGCACTGTTAGCAGCAGGAGGGGCTATCAAGGCAGCGGAGCTGGCAATAGGTGGCGAGCCCGCCTTCGGGTTGATAAGGCCGCCGGGGCATCATGCAAGCCAGTGCCACTGCTGGGGGTTCTGTTTCTTCAATAACATGGCCATATCCATTGCCAGGCTTAGAAAAGAGGGCAAAATCGATAAAGCATTGATACTGGACATAGACCTCCACTTCGGAGACGGTACCGATAATATCTTCCGTGGTGTGCCAGAGGTGGTCTACTTCCATCCCGAGGGTAGAGATAGAGAGGAATTCGTGGATACCATTTCGCAGGTTCTGGACCGTGCCAGGGGGGATGTAGTGGCAGTCTCAGCCGGGTTCGACCGCCACGAGCAGGACTGGGGTGGTCTGCTCAAGACCGAGGACTACCAGAATATCGGTGCTCTGGTAAAGCGATTTGCCCAAAGGGAGTGCCATGGCAGAAGATATGGCATGCTGGAAGGGGGCTACAACCATGATGTCCTCGGAATGAATGTCAGGGCCTTACTGGAGGGGATGAGCTAGTTGTCGCATCGGCCTGACCACTCTATCTTGGATATACCATAGATTCTGCGTCTTTTTCTTCTATAACAGGCTGGATCGGACCCCACTTCCCCCTGGCGCCAGCGATTGCTCGGTTCCTGTCGAGGCGGTGGCATCCATATCATTACGGTTCCAGCACACAAGGATCCGCGACTAGCGAAAAAGGTTATATCAAGTGCTGAAAAAATGAGAGAGGTAATAACGGAGTTTCACAGCGGCGATCTTACCCTCGAGGGGGTACTTTGTATGCCGGAAGAAGGCGGTCCTCTACCGGCAACAATAGTCTGCCACCCCCACCCCCTCTATGGTGGCAGCATGGACAATAATGTGGTGAATTGCCTCTGCAGCGCACTCAATGCAGAATCGTTTATCTCATTCAAATTCAACTTTCGCGGTGTAGGTAGAAGCCAGGGGGATTTCGGTAACGGGGCAGGCGAGCAAGAGGATGTCAGTAATGCCATTTCCTTTGTAGCTACGCTGAGCCAAGTTGATCCCGAGCATATTGGGCTCATCGGCTATTCAGCCGGTGCCGCCTTCGCTTTGCCCGTTGGATGTAAGGATTCCCGGATCAAGGCCCTGGGTGCTATCTCGCCCCCGCTTTCCATGTTCGATTTTGAGTTCCTGAAAGGCTGCGTCAAGCCAAAAATCCTGATCTCCGGAAGCAGGGATGATTTTACGCCTATCGGCCGCTTCGTTGAATTTTGCCAGAACCTTCCTGGTCCCACAGAGTATGATTGCATAGAGGGGGCTGACCATTTCTGGTGGGGATATGAACCTGGACTGGCTCGAAAAACCGCCGCCTTCTTCGCTAAAACTCTGAGCCGGTAACTAAAATATACGGTGCGCTCTGATAGATAATAACTCGGGAGGTTATGATGATAAAAGACTTAATAACAAGGAACCGGAGCTACCGGCGGTTCTATCAGGAAGTCTCCATTGAACGTGAGACACTGAGAGAACTGGTTGACCTGGCAAGACTGTCGGCATCGGCAGCCAACCTGCAACCCCTGAGATATATCCTCTCCTGCGACCCGCAAAGGAATGCCCTGATATTTTCACACCTCGCCTGGGCACGTTATCTACAGGGCTGGTCTGGTCCGGGCGAGGGGGAAGAGCCATCGGCATACATCGTTATACTCGGAGACACAGAGGTAACCCGGTCATTTGGCTGTGACCATGGTATTGCTGCTCAAAGCATACTTCTGGGCGCAACTGAGCGTGGTCTGGGCGGCTGTATGATTGGCTCAATAAAGAGACAGAAGCTGCGCCAGGCTCTCGATATACCTTCCCGCTACAAGATACTTCTTGTATTAGCCCTTGGCAAGCCCAGGGAAACGGTTGTTATCGACACAGTGAGCCCTGCTGGGGATATCCAGTACTGGCGAGATAGTAATGGCATTCACCACGTGCCAAAGCGACACTTAGATGACATCATTGTTGGTTAGATATGTACCGGGTTTATATAAGTTGATTCCTATTTTCTCAATATTTCTTCAGCGCAGGAATAACCACCTATTATTACACCCGAAAAACCGTGGCTAGGCATAGCCCACGCCGAAGCAAAGTAGAGGTTCTCAATGGGTGATTTTCGTTGTATTCTTTTTCTTCCCACCTGTTTTGGTATTTGAGCAAAACCATATGCTGTCCCTTCAGGATTTAGGGTGTAGCGCTTGATGGTTTTCGGAGTTCCAACCTCGTATAATTCTACTTCCTCTTTGATGCCCGGTATCAGTTTGTCCAATCTCTCAATAAGTACCTGTGCCACTTCTTTTTTCTTTGCCCGATATTCTTCTTTGCTCAGACCCTCCCAGTCAGAGAGGTAGTCAAGAGTACATATAACACCCAGACCCTTGTTTTCGGGGGCTAACTGGGAATCTATCTGGCTATAGTCGACGAAAACAAACCACCTCTTGGACCAGTCTGCCCTCGAGCCTTCTACCAGGTCCGATTGACTTGATACGTCTCCTCCCGCCACAAATGTAGAATAGCATTTGTTTCCCAACTCTTTCGGTGGCCTCTTGAAGCACAGGTAGACTGAAATAAGTGAACAACTGATCTCTTGCCCTGCCACAACTGATGCTAACTTATCCCTCGCCTCGGAGGGTGGCAATAGCTCATTTAAAACGTTTGGAATAGCCGCATTTGCTACAACAAAATCGCCGAAAGCTTCTTGCATTTCCGTATCTTTACCAGAGGTTTTTCGATATCGAACCCCAATGGCCTTGTTACCCTTTGTAATGATTGAAGTAACTAAATGCCTCAGAAGAACTTCCCCTCTATTGTCTTCAATTACTTTCGCTAAATAATTAGAGAGCTTCTGTGAACCCCCTTTAATGAAATGCCCTCCGCCGGAAAAATAGCCTCCCTGAGCCGCCGAATAGACTAACAGGGACATGGTATAAGGATTGTCATGGTAGTAGCCCAGATTTGCCAACAGCACCAGTTTCAGGTCTTCGTCCTGTATGACTGAGTCCAGGAATGGTCCCAGTGTTGCATTCTCCCGCAACATAACATTTCTAAAAAATATCGGAAAGACTGGAAGAAGAGCGATGAACTTCCATTTTTCTCTCGGCAGTCTGCCCACTTCTTTGTGGATACCCATGATAACTTTGAAGAATCTCCGAATGCCCCTTTCTTCATTAGGAAATCGTTTCACCAGGACATCAATAGCTTCCCGATAGTCATCAGGCACCACGATGTCGACTCTGGGATTTATATAGCGATAAAACTCAGGAACCCTGACAAACTCAACATTGTTAAAAACGCCTAGGTCTTCAAAGATTTTGATCTTCGGGTCATTTTTATCCAGGCCATCCATCTCATGAAGCCCAACCTCCACATTAAAATCCCTCCGTTTAAACGTCGTTGCACAACCTCCGGGGACAACGTGCTGCTCAATCAGCAAAACCTTCTTCCCTTCTTTTGCAAGCTTAGCACCAGCCGTGAGACCCCCGAGCCCAGCTCCTATGACTATTGCATCATATTGCATGATGACCTCCCTCGAATAAGGTTTCTAAGCAGTTCCCCTGCATGCCTCGGTTAATATATATACACC
The sequence above is drawn from the Dehalococcoidia bacterium genome and encodes:
- a CDS encoding endonuclease domain-containing protein, which translates into the protein MRKNRDLANLARELRHKQTDAERALWARVRNRQLEGVKFRRQQPIGPYIVDFVSLDRKLVIEIDGGHHSEEELRESDQKKSAWLEERGYEVLRFWNNEVMRNMEGVLEKMREALG
- a CDS encoding dockerin type I repeat-containing protein; this encodes MRKRKFILIGIGVLVFTLLAGTVALAAVNYDIEPQVVSTGGGERASDNYMIRDVAGESAVGISQSQNYLLRAGFPLPAVVPSPTPTQRLEGDIHPLGSGNGIIDSADFQLVAQHIIWTITLTGDDFLAADVNDSGTIDSADLQLVAQYLIGTITAFPGGTYIP
- a CDS encoding PaaI family thioesterase produces the protein MNQKAFQDYYPDHLSHCYGCGHLNEYGLQIKSYWDGEEAVCTFHPKPYHMAIPGYVYGGLIASIIDCHCTGTASAAAYRADGRDMDTEPPLRFLTGSLHVDYLHPTPLGVPLQVRASVKGIKGRKVVVAATLSAEGEVCARGEVVAIQVPEHLIPE
- a CDS encoding molybdopterin-dependent oxidoreductase, which translates into the protein MGGKGGKVTVRTVCGVPDYQRCGLSVEVRDGVISKVRPADFPDPVDKGACEKGLAASELVYHPDRLRYPLKRVGERGGEEWRRVSWDEVLDSIVAELQRIATKYGSTSVAWTAPILSNLTGGGYSRLISLTKGTWVDWWGCGDAAGPCADMATFGSPMGERYLRNFNDPRFTIVWGYNPAVTVYPFMRRITRDRKKGCRVVVIDPRFSETAARADEHVPIRPGTDGALALGMINLVLEHGLQDERFIAESTVGPLLVRGDNGLFLREGDLVEGGSGRSFMVFNESADRAQPSDTPGVTPAITGVYTVSGIKCRPAYQVLADMVREYTPEWVSQITDVPQDVIGRLAIDYATQKPASIYRGWGMQRSYYGDLSCRAINTLAAITGNIDARRPSSFVLNAHPFLMPGGPYTSIPLMLLHDAITKGEPFPIKALMCTWHNLVTQMPNTNRVTSELLPNLELLVVCDLFMTESAKYADYVLPVASFFECTDLCRADLQHPYLQLQQKVIEPLYESRSDFQIAAELGRKMGYGEYFDKTEEQYIEEILASGHPTMEGVSVERLKQGPVMAKPLERPQQLGTPTGRVEFYVESIKQFGQELPIYLEPVESARSEKAKSYPLTLLSTHPESRVHSTLANIPSLLKKVPEPALQINPSDAEPRSIVDGDVVRVFNDRGQLKTRAELSTGIKPGVVNITEGWWPGQYIEGHLNLLTHDMINPVQQHILQPNAAFYDVLVEVERV
- a CDS encoding histone deacetylase, with product MSATGIFFHYQDGERLRDFPQALEGILSRDNVFFYDAFYPLKPPCSFDLDPIPIDVIGEVHTPEMIERVKRSAAYEGALFSASGTVAAALRIWKGEIDSAFVFTGYGDHHAGSNSFGGGCYFNGAAIAIRELRKRFEAQRFAIIDTDAHHGDGTWEIFNNDPDILYFCFCSGSYQEKNNKVNVQVPWRVSDEEYLRLISQSFYPRVEAFQPEAIFWNWGYDGTQGEYGDIGLTPDSHGLFAREIKRAADQLCHGRLIVVLCGGSRRDLARRLIPEVIRVLAE
- a CDS encoding histone deacetylase family protein, giving the protein MKVIYHPRYEEVYSSDPAATTGRMESVLKEVSPHFEVVTAEPAAVDDISLVHSDEHIRDIQRSGLTYEVALLAAGGAIKAAELAIGGEPAFGLIRPPGHHASQCHCWGFCFFNNMAISIARLRKEGKIDKALILDIDLHFGDGTDNIFRGVPEVVYFHPEGRDREEFVDTISQVLDRARGDVVAVSAGFDRHEQDWGGLLKTEDYQNIGALVKRFAQRECHGRRYGMLEGGYNHDVLGMNVRALLEGMS
- a CDS encoding CocE/NonD family hydrolase, which gives rise to MREVITEFHSGDLTLEGVLCMPEEGGPLPATIVCHPHPLYGGSMDNNVVNCLCSALNAESFISFKFNFRGVGRSQGDFGNGAGEQEDVSNAISFVATLSQVDPEHIGLIGYSAGAAFALPVGCKDSRIKALGAISPPLSMFDFEFLKGCVKPKILISGSRDDFTPIGRFVEFCQNLPGPTEYDCIEGADHFWWGYEPGLARKTAAFFAKTLSR
- a CDS encoding nitroreductase family protein; this encodes MIKDLITRNRSYRRFYQEVSIERETLRELVDLARLSASAANLQPLRYILSCDPQRNALIFSHLAWARYLQGWSGPGEGEEPSAYIVILGDTEVTRSFGCDHGIAAQSILLGATERGLGGCMIGSIKRQKLRQALDIPSRYKILLVLALGKPRETVVIDTVSPAGDIQYWRDSNGIHHVPKRHLDDIIVG
- a CDS encoding NAD(P)/FAD-dependent oxidoreductase; its protein translation is MQYDAIVIGAGLGGLTAGAKLAKEGKKVLLIEQHVVPGGCATTFKRRDFNVEVGLHEMDGLDKNDPKIKIFEDLGVFNNVEFVRVPEFYRYINPRVDIVVPDDYREAIDVLVKRFPNEERGIRRFFKVIMGIHKEVGRLPREKWKFIALLPVFPIFFRNVMLRENATLGPFLDSVIQDEDLKLVLLANLGYYHDNPYTMSLLVYSAAQGGYFSGGGHFIKGGSQKLSNYLAKVIEDNRGEVLLRHLVTSIITKGNKAIGVRYRKTSGKDTEMQEAFGDFVVANAAIPNVLNELLPPSEARDKLASVVAGQEISCSLISVYLCFKRPPKELGNKCYSTFVAGGDVSSQSDLVEGSRADWSKRWFVFVDYSQIDSQLAPENKGLGVICTLDYLSDWEGLSKEEYRAKKKEVAQVLIERLDKLIPGIKEEVELYEVGTPKTIKRYTLNPEGTAYGFAQIPKQVGRKRIQRKSPIENLYFASAWAMPSHGFSGVIIGGYSCAEEILRK